One stretch of Francisella sp. LA112445 DNA includes these proteins:
- a CDS encoding acyl-CoA desaturase, with protein sequence MQQQSNKFTIIAFSAMHLACLAIFFVNYNITALLVFLITFSMRTFALTAGYHRYFSHKAFKTSRVFQFILALVGTWASQKGPLWWSGHHRYHHIHSDKETDMHSPKNGVFQAHVGWVFEARSDEVDPKFIKDWVKYPEIVWLDKHAHESFALYLVGLFMLGSCISYFYPALETSGLAFVFWGGILSTVLLYHTTFSVNSICHIFGSRDYQTTDNSRNNWLVALITFGEGWHNNHHKFAYSIRNNLKFWQLDITYMILCVLKKFRIVWDFKQPKKTA encoded by the coding sequence ATGCAACAACAGTCAAATAAATTCACAATAATAGCTTTTAGCGCAATGCACTTAGCATGCTTAGCAATATTTTTTGTGAATTATAATATTACAGCTCTTTTGGTATTTCTTATAACCTTTAGTATGAGGACATTTGCTCTTACTGCTGGATATCACCGCTATTTCTCACATAAAGCTTTTAAAACATCACGAGTATTTCAGTTTATATTAGCCTTAGTAGGTACATGGGCTTCACAAAAAGGTCCTCTTTGGTGGTCAGGACACCATAGATATCATCATATCCATTCGGATAAAGAAACAGATATGCACTCTCCTAAAAATGGTGTTTTCCAGGCTCATGTTGGTTGGGTTTTTGAAGCAAGAAGTGATGAAGTCGACCCTAAGTTTATCAAAGACTGGGTTAAATATCCTGAGATAGTATGGCTTGATAAACATGCTCATGAATCTTTTGCATTATATTTAGTTGGACTTTTTATGCTAGGTAGTTGTATTAGTTATTTCTATCCAGCTCTTGAAACTTCTGGACTTGCTTTTGTATTTTGGGGTGGTATATTAAGTACCGTACTGCTTTACCATACTACTTTTAGTGTAAATTCAATTTGCCATATTTTTGGATCTAGAGATTACCAAACTACAGATAATAGTCGCAACAACTGGCTTGTTGCACTAATAACATTTGGTGAAGGTTGGCATAATAATCATCACAAATTTGCATATTCAATAAGAAATAATCTTAAGTTCTGGCAACTAGACATAACGTACATGATTTTATGTGTACTTAAAAAGTTTAGAATTGTTTGGGATTTTAAACAACCTAAAAAAACAGCTTAG
- a CDS encoding SDR family NAD(P)-dependent oxidoreductase, with the protein MQKFANKTIWITGATDGIGKALLQRLDSSIEAKFIISARSEEKLQNIADQLKNKAEIISIDVANFLEFEEGAKSALTYKPDFIIYLPAFYEPSLISDIAISNLDKTIQTNLTAVFYLIRFVLPYIKNNPKCQLAITASVAGYIGLPRSQPYAATKAGVINLVESLKAENPDLDIRLINPSFVKTKLTDKNNFKMPALLEPQQAADSIIKGLQSNKFEVHFTKKFTIILKLIAALPYKLYFKIAKKMI; encoded by the coding sequence ATGCAAAAATTTGCAAATAAAACCATATGGATAACAGGTGCTACAGATGGTATAGGTAAAGCACTTTTGCAAAGATTAGATAGCTCTATAGAAGCTAAGTTCATTATCTCTGCTCGCTCTGAAGAAAAGCTTCAAAATATTGCTGACCAGCTAAAAAACAAAGCTGAAATAATAAGCATTGATGTAGCTAATTTCTTAGAATTCGAAGAAGGTGCTAAATCTGCCCTAACCTACAAACCAGATTTTATAATCTACTTGCCTGCTTTTTATGAACCTTCTTTAATTAGTGATATTGCTATTTCAAATCTAGATAAAACAATACAGACAAATCTTACCGCTGTCTTTTATCTAATTAGATTTGTACTACCATATATAAAAAACAATCCTAAGTGTCAGCTTGCTATAACTGCAAGTGTAGCTGGTTATATTGGGTTACCAAGGTCTCAACCATATGCAGCAACTAAAGCTGGTGTTATCAACTTGGTTGAAAGCTTAAAGGCAGAAAATCCTGATTTAGATATTCGTTTAATCAATCCAAGCTTTGTAAAAACTAAGCTTACTGATAAAAACAATTTTAAAATGCCTGCTCTGCTTGAGCCACAACAAGCAGCAGATAGTATTATCAAAGGTCTACAATCTAACAAATTTGAGGTTCATTTTACGAAAAAATTTACTATAATTCTAAAACTAATTGCAGCATTACCTTACAAACTATACTTTAAAATTGCAAAAAAAATGATCTAA
- a CDS encoding DUF3833 domain-containing protein: MKRLIYKIGVIIMALGLFGCSADISSYKGEGPKLDLQKYLQGKIVGTGLIQDYKGKVIKKFDFSGTASWDGDIGTFDENMVYYNGEKDHRIWKIKKISDNYYEGTTGDVIGRAKIYVEGNAMNWQYQMNIPVGDKKYKISFDDWMYLMHDGVLINKNTFKKFGITVGSLTLFMHKENTGE; the protein is encoded by the coding sequence ATGAAGAGATTAATATATAAAATAGGAGTAATTATTATGGCACTAGGACTTTTTGGATGCTCTGCTGATATTTCTAGCTACAAAGGCGAAGGTCCAAAGCTAGACTTACAAAAATATCTACAAGGTAAAATCGTTGGTACAGGGCTTATTCAAGATTACAAAGGCAAAGTCATCAAAAAATTTGATTTCTCTGGTACTGCAAGCTGGGATGGTGATATCGGTACTTTTGATGAAAATATGGTTTACTATAATGGTGAAAAAGATCATCGCATTTGGAAAATCAAAAAGATATCTGATAACTACTATGAAGGCACAACCGGTGATGTAATTGGTAGAGCTAAAATTTATGTCGAAGGTAATGCTATGAACTGGCAATATCAAATGAATATCCCTGTTGGTGATAAAAAATATAAAATCAGTTTCGATGACTGGATGTATCTAATGCATGACGGAGTATTAATAAATAAGAACACTTTCAAAAAATTCGGTATAACTGTCGGATCACTAACACTATTTATGCATAAGGAAAATACTGGAGAGTAG
- a CDS encoding cyclopropane-fatty-acyl-phospholipid synthase family protein, protein MFEKLVKKNLLESLNKIEYGELHLTTPEGDTIFTKGGKQGPTADLKLKDWRTVVNLKLKADIGFAADYRDGYWETSDLKSLILLGLENEEAFGQYMEPNILFKILQKLGYLTKRNNIKQSKKNIHAHYDLGNEFYKLWLDKTMTYSSALYKNDDETLEQAQINKYQNIIDKFDKKNGSIIEIGCGWGGFAETALNNGNYSVKGITLSQEQHDYAKERLTGKNADIVIEDYRIQEGKYDYLVSIEMIEAVGREYWNTYFSKLKSLIKQDGKIIIQSIVIDDKLFADYAKGTDMIRTFIFPGGFLPSIEQINIELDKVGLKCINKDFFGKDYAKTLDQWDKSFINVEQNLIKLGFDKRFQRMWRFYLNSCSAAFTHGRIDVAQLEIVHA, encoded by the coding sequence ATGTTTGAAAAGTTAGTAAAGAAAAATCTCCTGGAATCACTAAATAAAATTGAATATGGTGAGCTACACTTAACTACTCCTGAAGGTGATACAATATTTACAAAAGGTGGCAAGCAAGGTCCAACAGCAGATCTTAAACTTAAAGATTGGCGTACAGTTGTAAATCTAAAATTAAAAGCTGATATTGGTTTTGCCGCTGACTATCGTGATGGCTACTGGGAAACTTCAGATCTAAAATCACTAATTCTACTAGGTTTAGAAAATGAAGAAGCTTTTGGCCAATATATGGAACCAAATATACTTTTCAAAATACTGCAAAAACTTGGATATTTAACCAAACGTAACAACATCAAGCAAAGCAAAAAAAACATCCATGCACATTATGATTTAGGTAATGAGTTTTATAAGTTATGGTTAGATAAAACTATGACCTACTCTTCTGCTTTATATAAAAATGATGATGAAACATTAGAGCAAGCACAAATAAATAAGTATCAAAATATTATCGATAAATTTGATAAAAAAAATGGCTCAATTATTGAGATTGGTTGTGGCTGGGGTGGCTTTGCTGAGACTGCTTTAAATAATGGTAACTATTCTGTCAAAGGTATTACACTTTCTCAAGAGCAACATGACTATGCTAAAGAGCGTTTAACTGGTAAAAATGCTGACATAGTTATCGAAGATTACCGTATCCAAGAAGGCAAATATGATTATTTAGTTTCTATTGAAATGATCGAGGCAGTAGGTAGAGAATACTGGAATACATATTTTTCAAAGCTTAAATCACTAATAAAACAAGATGGTAAAATAATCATCCAAAGTATAGTTATTGATGACAAGCTTTTTGCTGATTATGCAAAAGGTACTGATATGATTAGAACCTTCATATTCCCTGGCGGGTTTTTACCATCTATTGAGCAAATTAATATTGAGCTTGATAAAGTGGGGCTAAAATGTATAAACAAAGATTTTTTTGGTAAAGATTATGCTAAAACTCTAGATCAATGGGACAAAAGTTTTATCAATGTAGAGCAAAATCTAATTAAACTTGGTTTTGATAAACGCTTCCAAAGAATGTGGCGTTTTTACTTAAACTCATGTAGTGCTGCATTTACTCATGGCCGTATTGATGTTGCCCAACTGGAGATAGTTCATGCTTAG
- a CDS encoding DUF1365 domain-containing protein has product MVKDFVLSSKVYHKRHHPKQNSFRYRSYYIILDMLDLSNNKPRIFSLNKLNVYSFYDKDHGYRDGSNCLNWATNLLEQNNLKYDSVKLMTMPRVLGYLFNPVSFWLCYNKNKLIAVIAEVNNTFKETHSYICHKSGQEITDKCWFKAEKDFHVSPFYPRKGFYKFNFSLNLKNNAKNQIIINYYDDNQLQLGTAITAQAKPLTSTNLIKEFFRSPLLTLKVIYLIHWQALKIVFKHIKYIPKPKQKDIKVSLAKPL; this is encoded by the coding sequence ATGGTAAAAGATTTTGTTTTAAGCTCGAAAGTCTACCATAAAAGACATCACCCAAAACAAAACTCTTTTAGATATAGATCTTATTATATAATTTTAGATATGCTTGATCTAAGCAATAACAAACCCAGAATCTTTAGTTTAAATAAACTAAACGTGTATAGCTTCTATGATAAAGATCATGGCTATCGAGATGGTTCAAATTGTCTAAACTGGGCTACTAATTTACTTGAGCAAAACAATTTAAAATATGACAGTGTTAAACTCATGACTATGCCTAGAGTTCTTGGCTATCTTTTTAATCCTGTAAGCTTTTGGCTTTGTTACAATAAAAATAAACTTATAGCTGTAATTGCTGAAGTAAACAATACCTTTAAAGAAACTCATAGCTATATTTGTCACAAATCTGGTCAAGAGATTACAGATAAATGCTGGTTTAAAGCAGAAAAAGATTTTCACGTATCACCCTTTTATCCTCGTAAAGGCTTTTATAAGTTTAACTTCTCACTAAATCTAAAAAATAATGCTAAAAACCAAATTATTATAAACTACTATGATGATAACCAATTACAACTTGGTACAGCTATTACAGCACAAGCAAAACCACTAACTAGTACAAATCTAATCAAAGAATTTTTTAGATCTCCCTTATTAACTTTAAAAGTTATCTACTTGATCCATTGGCAAGCCTTAAAAATTGTATTTAAACATATTAAATATATTCCAAAGCCTAAGCAGAAAGACATAAAAGTGAGTCTTGCTAAACCACTTTAA
- a CDS encoding FAD-dependent oxidoreductase yields MEKIAVIGSGISGLALSYLLKDKYEVTLYEKNNYFGGHARTLEVQNLPIDTGFIVFNYHTYYHLSRLFKHLDVPVAESNMSFGVSIKNGAFEYGSSSFKSLFAQKSNLLKPSYYKMIKDILKFNKISNEHLEKGTLNENITLKEYLDNINVGTWFRDYYLLAMGACIWSTPLEKMYEFPALSFIRFFSNHGLLTTTKPVQWYTVKGGSKTYVDKIIKELESANVKFAPMAKVVSRSDKISITDNQNSINEFDKVVFACHSNEVLELLDDPNQNEKELISAIKYQPNTVILHTDDAIMPKRKTAWSSWNYLSAETKDKRNVVSLSYWMNNLQPLNTDTDYFVTVNPDQKPDQKKIINEHVFEHPVFDKKAIQAQQQIDKIQGVNNTYFCGAYLRYGFHEDGILSAVNVASKLGIGTPW; encoded by the coding sequence ATGGAAAAAATAGCTGTAATAGGAAGTGGAATATCAGGACTAGCTCTAAGTTATTTACTAAAAGACAAATACGAAGTTACACTATATGAGAAAAACAACTACTTTGGTGGTCATGCTCGTACTCTAGAGGTTCAAAATTTGCCAATAGATACAGGCTTTATAGTTTTTAATTACCATACATACTATCACCTATCGAGACTTTTTAAGCATTTAGATGTTCCTGTTGCAGAAAGCAATATGTCATTCGGAGTATCTATTAAAAATGGTGCTTTTGAATATGGATCAAGTAGCTTTAAAAGCCTATTTGCGCAGAAATCAAATTTACTAAAACCAAGCTATTATAAAATGATAAAAGATATTCTTAAGTTTAATAAGATATCTAATGAGCATTTAGAAAAAGGAACTTTAAATGAGAATATTACTCTAAAAGAATATCTAGATAATATTAATGTAGGTACATGGTTTAGAGACTATTATTTACTAGCTATGGGGGCATGTATTTGGAGCACTCCTCTTGAGAAAATGTATGAGTTTCCTGCTCTTAGTTTTATTAGATTTTTTAGTAATCATGGTTTACTCACAACTACTAAACCAGTCCAATGGTATACTGTAAAAGGTGGTAGTAAAACTTATGTTGATAAAATTATCAAAGAACTAGAAAGTGCTAATGTAAAATTTGCTCCAATGGCAAAAGTTGTATCAAGATCAGATAAAATCTCCATTACAGATAATCAAAATAGTATTAATGAGTTTGATAAAGTAGTATTTGCTTGTCACTCGAATGAAGTTCTGGAACTACTGGATGATCCAAACCAAAATGAGAAAGAGCTAATCTCTGCGATTAAATATCAGCCTAACACAGTTATATTACATACAGATGATGCTATTATGCCAAAGCGTAAAACTGCTTGGTCAAGCTGGAATTATCTAAGTGCTGAAACAAAAGATAAGCGTAATGTTGTATCTCTAAGCTACTGGATGAACAATCTACAGCCATTAAATACAGATACAGATTACTTTGTAACAGTAAACCCAGACCAAAAACCGGATCAAAAAAAAATAATCAACGAGCATGTTTTTGAACATCCTGTTTTTGATAAAAAAGCAATACAAGCTCAACAGCAAATTGATAAAATACAAGGTGTAAATAATACCTATTTCTGTGGTGCTTATTTAAGATACGGCTTCCATGAAGATGGTATACTTAGTGCAGTAAATGTTGCATCAAAATTAGGGATTGGAACTCCATGGTAA
- a CDS encoding HAMP domain-containing sensor histidine kinase has product MAMLFTILLGLSIASWIYIILSSLGDRIIEHIIPLTIGVTGAVCVVIISYLISVFVVKKINHIASSAASIVNTQDFSQRIKSDTNWDDLSNLANILNILFGNIEELLIDIKSVSNNIAHDLKTPLTRLKNRLENLAQSNPNEDTLEALAECNKLLDIFNSLLRLNRLEHGRENLSKRRIDIKNIINDAIELYEPIFEQKNILLETNIQTRNICIDKNLIFQSITNILDNCYKYSEQNTKVKIISKIENSKYKIEITDQGIGINDKNTNKIFDRFFREEKSRTQTGNGLGLSLVKKIIQLHDGNITAQNNIPNGLKITIILPLH; this is encoded by the coding sequence ATGGCTATGCTTTTTACAATACTACTTGGACTAAGTATAGCCTCTTGGATTTATATAATTCTATCATCATTAGGAGATAGGATTATTGAGCATATTATACCATTAACCATAGGAGTAACAGGCGCGGTCTGTGTTGTCATAATTAGTTACCTTATAAGTGTCTTTGTGGTAAAGAAGATAAACCACATTGCAAGTTCCGCAGCATCAATTGTAAATACCCAAGATTTTAGTCAAAGGATAAAGTCTGACACTAATTGGGATGACCTTAGTAACTTAGCAAATATATTAAATATCCTTTTTGGTAACATTGAGGAGTTACTTATTGATATAAAGAGTGTCTCAAATAATATAGCCCATGATCTAAAAACCCCACTAACAAGACTTAAGAACAGGTTAGAAAACCTAGCACAATCTAACCCTAACGAAGATACATTAGAGGCTCTAGCTGAGTGCAATAAACTTCTAGATATTTTTAACAGTTTACTCAGACTAAATCGCTTAGAACATGGTCGTGAAAATTTATCTAAAAGGCGTATAGATATTAAAAATATTATCAATGATGCTATTGAACTTTATGAACCGATATTTGAACAAAAAAACATACTTCTAGAAACAAATATTCAAACTAGAAATATTTGTATTGATAAAAACCTAATTTTCCAAAGTATTACAAATATTCTTGATAACTGTTACAAGTATTCTGAGCAAAATACTAAAGTTAAAATAATAAGTAAAATTGAAAACTCTAAATATAAGATTGAGATTACCGATCAAGGCATTGGTATAAATGATAAAAATACTAATAAAATTTTTGATAGATTTTTCCGTGAAGAAAAGAGTCGCACACAGACAGGTAACGGCTTAGGTTTATCATTAGTGAAAAAGATAATTCAACTTCATGATGGTAATATTACTGCACAAAACAATATTCCTAATGGCTTAAAAATAACTATCATCCTACCGTTACATTAA
- a CDS encoding response regulator transcription factor: protein MSDKFKVLVADDDKQIGQFIKTNFEKNNIETTLAFDGKEALFLINTNNYDVIIIDWMMPYLDGISLLKILRKQNIETPIIILSALDSTENKIEGLKSGSDDYLTKPFSIDELLIRVNILYNRTKQITQAKTHKLTCGDIELDELAHEVHRNGQPIILQQREYKVLHLLLKHKNEVISKSMILKEVWDYDFDPQTNVVEVHISRLRTKLTEDGLNDPIKTVRGFGYVIQE from the coding sequence ATGAGTGATAAATTTAAAGTTTTAGTTGCAGATGATGACAAGCAAATTGGTCAATTTATCAAAACAAATTTTGAGAAAAACAATATTGAAACAACTCTTGCTTTTGATGGCAAAGAAGCTTTATTTTTAATAAACACAAACAACTACGATGTAATAATTATAGATTGGATGATGCCATACCTTGATGGAATTTCACTACTTAAAATACTACGTAAGCAAAATATTGAAACACCTATAATTATCCTAAGTGCCTTAGATAGTACTGAAAATAAGATTGAAGGCCTAAAATCTGGTAGTGACGATTATCTTACGAAGCCTTTTTCTATTGATGAATTGCTTATTAGAGTTAATATTCTCTACAATAGAACTAAGCAAATCACTCAGGCAAAAACTCATAAACTAACCTGTGGTGACATTGAGCTAGATGAACTTGCCCATGAAGTTCATAGAAATGGTCAACCAATAATACTCCAACAAAGAGAATATAAGGTTCTGCACCTTTTACTAAAACATAAAAATGAAGTAATTAGTAAGTCTATGATTCTTAAAGAAGTCTGGGATTATGATTTTGATCCGCAGACAAATGTCGTAGAGGTGCATATATCTCGCCTACGTACGAAACTCACAGAGGATGGTCTAAATGACCCAATTAAAACAGTTAGAGGATTTGGATATGTCATCCAAGAATAA
- a CDS encoding methyltransferase — protein MNKSTHAGQKIYTKMTLKLYNFVVLFFNNTFVWKCKTAKLLKQYSDNVSENHLDIGVGSGYYLKKLSSKIKKVALMDLNLDCLEYVKNSLRGKDVSTYQVDILEDIDEKFIANFDSISCNYLIHCLPDNGNKEVVFKNIAKMLKPNGVAFGSTIINEYDSKLAVKIANKFNSKGIFDNVNDSYESIEKYISNNFKRYSIKKIGSVCLYVMSQPIK, from the coding sequence ATGAATAAGTCTACTCATGCAGGCCAAAAGATCTACACTAAGATGACTTTGAAATTGTATAATTTTGTTGTACTGTTTTTTAACAATACTTTTGTTTGGAAGTGTAAAACAGCAAAGCTATTGAAACAATATAGTGATAATGTTTCAGAAAATCATCTCGATATAGGTGTAGGCTCTGGATATTATTTGAAAAAGCTAAGTTCTAAGATAAAAAAAGTAGCATTGATGGATCTAAACCTAGATTGTCTTGAATATGTTAAGAATTCTCTTAGAGGTAAGGATGTTTCGACATATCAGGTTGATATTTTAGAAGATATTGACGAGAAGTTTATTGCTAACTTTGATTCTATCTCTTGTAATTACTTAATTCATTGTTTACCAGATAATGGTAATAAAGAAGTTGTTTTTAAAAATATTGCAAAAATGCTCAAGCCTAATGGAGTAGCTTTTGGCTCGACTATAATTAATGAATATGATTCAAAACTAGCTGTAAAAATTGCTAATAAATTTAATTCAAAAGGGATTTTTGATAATGTAAATGATTCGTATGAATCTATAGAAAAATATATTAGTAATAATTTTAAAAGATATTCAATCAAGAAAATTGGTTCAGTTTGTCTATATGTAATGAGCCAACCAATCAAATAA
- a CDS encoding IS1595 family transposase encodes MRKSRLSTYKQDKLIELFIAGSTARTASELVSVNKTTASYYFHRLRLLIYENSEHLEMFTGEIEVDESYFGGTRKGKRGRGAGGKVPVFGLLKRNGKVYTVIIPNAKSDTLLPIIREKVKPDCIVYTDTFRSYNALDVSEFKHYRINHSKLFAKKYNHINGIENFWNQAKRHLRKFNGIPRDHFYLFLKECEWRFNHSDSKEQLKLIKHWVRESLK; translated from the coding sequence ATGAGGAAAAGTAGATTAAGTACATACAAGCAAGACAAATTAATAGAGTTATTTATAGCAGGAAGTACAGCACGAACTGCATCAGAATTAGTATCAGTAAATAAAACCACAGCCAGCTATTATTTTCATAGATTAAGATTATTAATTTATGAAAATAGTGAGCATTTAGAAATGTTTACAGGAGAGATTGAAGTAGATGAAAGCTATTTTGGAGGAACTCGTAAAGGGAAACGAGGTAGAGGAGCTGGTGGTAAAGTTCCTGTATTTGGCTTACTTAAACGTAATGGTAAGGTATATACAGTAATCATTCCAAATGCTAAGAGTGATACTCTATTACCAATAATTAGAGAAAAAGTTAAACCTGATTGTATCGTTTACACTGATACTTTTAGGAGTTATAATGCCTTAGATGTTTCAGAGTTTAAACATTATAGAATTAACCATAGTAAGCTGTTTGCAAAGAAGTATAATCATATAAACGGTATAGAAAACTTCTGGAATCAAGCTAAGAGACATTTGAGAAAATTTAATGGTATTCCTAGAGACCATTTTTACTTGTTTTTGAAGGAATGTGAGTGGAGATTTAATCACAGTGATTCTAAGGAACAGCTAAAGCTAATTAAACACTGGGTTAGAGAGAGTTTAAAGTAA
- the lpoB gene encoding penicillin-binding protein activator LpoB: MKRKFLIAIACTGALLSLNSCSTKVAYENPDSVDTTSIDFSSTDLQAITKKMADDMLNSRGVKKITAMDTPTLFFSNIRNETNEHINTTMLSNTVQTQIVNSGLFQVTDMTQIKNIREQLGYQANSGMVDQSTATRIGHNIGARYMVYGSIQDINNVSVDKDRRSKYFLATLKMLDLKTNLIVWQGEKQILKSQTRSMFGW; encoded by the coding sequence ATGAAAAGGAAATTTTTAATAGCTATCGCCTGTACGGGTGCATTACTCAGTCTTAATTCATGTAGCACAAAAGTAGCATATGAGAATCCAGATAGTGTTGATACAACATCAATAGACTTTAGTTCTACCGACTTACAAGCAATTACTAAAAAAATGGCTGATGATATGCTTAACTCACGTGGGGTTAAGAAGATTACAGCTATGGATACGCCAACTCTATTCTTTAGTAACATCCGTAATGAAACAAATGAACACATTAATACGACAATGCTATCAAACACTGTCCAAACTCAAATTGTCAATTCTGGATTGTTCCAAGTAACAGATATGACCCAGATTAAAAATATTCGTGAGCAATTAGGTTATCAGGCTAATAGTGGTATGGTTGATCAAAGTACAGCTACAAGAATCGGACATAATATTGGTGCTAGATATATGGTGTATGGAAGTATCCAGGATATTAATAATGTAAGTGTAGATAAAGATAGAAGATCTAAATACTTCTTAGCTACCTTGAAGATGTTAGACTTAAAAACAAATTTAATTGTATGGCAAGGTGAGAAACAAATTCTTAAATCTCAGACAAGATCAATGTTTGGTTGGTAG
- a CDS encoding DUF6844 domain-containing protein, whose translation MKKKIIASLIASSLIVSPLFAEDSSVPNSNTQSSGSSQNISVAKDSSDQQQSKTNMTTDIATLNNGISSSAAPVAAKNADVDNRSAEQILSDVMEGYIDENNLRDKFEYVGSAIGVASVNQTNSNYVDSAQMAFEKALIKAQADYISFISANTKVDKSFSVDSTQGSGANEINTDSDKPKEGTQAAIDAKKKALEEAQLNKQLKEQGLDPNSFTSVSEKKKALLNQEMTIKSLTTGFGNLSGLLPIKTFVVEKNGNAAIGVVVIYSAKIKGMFEDIKHGNEPLIVGKGGESPSVLYKDKTGEDMMGDYGIRVGFGKDNKPYILSYGQGSYNGPSIQGVSSGDYGYKQAAIMARANLVTLIAGQMSTKEALTMSENISSTLAKNTKTEQTRRIDATDIEKTLSTYYKTKANLDIVGLKTVKRWRYQLPSTKNTVYGVVLKWDPKQVATANKIKNFNYDEYRKQNTKSSSSSNSSLNGKVIIRQSDDNKYLNQY comes from the coding sequence ATGAAAAAGAAAATTATAGCTTCATTAATAGCTTCATCATTAATAGTTAGTCCTTTATTTGCTGAAGATTCTAGTGTGCCAAATTCTAATACTCAAAGCTCTGGATCATCACAAAATATTTCCGTAGCTAAAGACTCTTCCGATCAGCAGCAGTCAAAAACTAATATGACCACAGATATAGCTACATTAAATAATGGTATTTCTTCTAGTGCTGCTCCTGTTGCTGCAAAGAATGCTGATGTTGATAACAGATCAGCTGAGCAAATATTAAGTGATGTAATGGAAGGTTATATAGATGAAAATAATTTAAGAGATAAGTTTGAGTATGTAGGCTCAGCTATAGGTGTAGCATCTGTAAATCAAACAAATTCAAACTATGTTGATAGTGCGCAAATGGCTTTTGAAAAAGCGTTGATAAAAGCACAAGCAGATTATATATCATTTATCTCTGCAAATACTAAAGTTGATAAGAGTTTTAGTGTTGATAGTACGCAAGGCTCTGGAGCTAATGAGATAAATACTGATTCAGATAAGCCTAAAGAGGGTACTCAAGCAGCAATTGATGCTAAGAAAAAAGCTCTTGAAGAGGCGCAATTAAATAAACAGCTTAAGGAACAGGGCTTAGATCCTAATAGTTTCACATCAGTCTCAGAAAAGAAAAAAGCTCTTTTAAATCAAGAAATGACAATAAAAAGCTTAACAACAGGTTTTGGTAACCTATCAGGTCTACTTCCTATTAAAACTTTTGTTGTTGAGAAAAATGGTAATGCTGCTATTGGTGTAGTTGTTATTTACTCAGCGAAAATTAAAGGAATGTTCGAAGATATTAAACATGGTAATGAGCCATTAATAGTTGGTAAGGGTGGTGAGTCACCATCAGTTTTATATAAAGATAAAACTGGTGAAGATATGATGGGTGATTATGGTATTAGAGTAGGCTTTGGTAAAGATAATAAGCCATACATTCTATCTTATGGCCAAGGTTCATATAATGGCCCTAGTATTCAAGGTGTATCATCTGGTGATTATGGTTATAAGCAAGCAGCTATTATGGCAAGAGCAAACCTTGTTACTTTGATAGCAGGGCAAATGTCGACAAAAGAAGCTTTAACAATGTCCGAGAATATTTCGAGCACTTTAGCAAAAAATACTAAAACAGAGCAGACTCGTAGAATAGATGCTACAGATATTGAGAAGACTCTATCTACTTACTATAAAACTAAAGCGAACTTAGATATTGTTGGGCTTAAAACAGTTAAAAGATGGCGCTATCAATTACCAAGTACAAAAAATACAGTTTATGGTGTTGTTCTTAAGTGGGACCCTAAACAAGTTGCAACAGCTAACAAAATCAAAAACTTTAACTATGATGAGTATCGTAAACAAAACACAAAATCATCGTCTAGTTCTAATAGCTCTTTAAATGGAAAAGTAATTATTAGACAAAGTGACGATAACAAATATCTAAATCAGTATTAA